Genomic segment of Leishmania panamensis strain MHOM/PA/94/PSC-1 chromosome 20 sequence:
tttttgttCTGTTTCGTTGACCCACCCTTCCTGCCGTCGTCCTCACTGCGTCTTGAAGGCACCACAGGATTTTGTTGCTACCCACGCTGCTGACAACACAACCTCCCCCTAATCTGCATCTGCTCCGCCTTGTCTGGCCGCCATGCTCCGTCGCAGTGTAGTACGTTGCGTGTACGAGCGCTTTGAGGGGCACATATCGGGTGACAAGGGCCAcatgacgctgcagcaggcatgCACCATCTTTGGCTACCAGCTCGATGAGGAGTGGACTAAAAAGGATATCCGAAAACGATTTCAGAAACTGGCGCTGCGATTTCACCCCGACAAAGGTGGCACTAGCGAGCAGTTTCTGACGCTGAAGGAGGcacagcacctgctgctgacgcatCGTCGTGACCGGGGCGCCGACCGGGGTGCAAAGGGGGCGAAAGGCGAGGGTGATGCAGGCGGAATTAACTTTCGGCGCATGAACTACGACAACCTCACCAATACAATTCATCGGCAGACGGCCGACAACCCTGAATACCGCTCCTTCAGCCTGCAGGACTTTGCCATCTTCCTTGTCTGCTTcactgcagcggctctgTACTACTTTTACAAGACCTACACCACTCAAATGCAAGTGCTGAGAAGTCGATGGAGCTACTCCGAAGATGCAATTCACGCAGACTACAAGGGCAAAGCGCCCTCTGAAAGTATGTGGCATCCGTGGATGGCAGACGCGGAGACGCGCGACCGCATGGACGACATTGCCATTCTTCAAGGCAGTGTCCGACAAGAACTCATTGATGAGAAGCGAAAAGTAGCACCGCCAACGTACATGCCGTGGCAGTCCAGTGGGCCGTTTGCGTGTCATATGGCCCCAGCAAGGGCACCAGAGGTGTCCAAAGATGCACATGCGTCTGGATAAGCCCTCTACCCCCCGCAGAGTAGCTAAGGGAGCCCATCGTATAAAACTAATGCGCCGTCCTGTCCTTCTTCGCAGAGAAACAGGGGCGCACCAGTACGGTGCTCATTTCACCACCaacgcacagagacagatgagggagggtggggatGCGAGCTGCTTATGTTGGCATGGGCAGCTCCGTGCCCTGGCGTTATCGTTGCTACTGGAGCGAGTGCTCAGCTGTGAATGGGTTGCGTGCGACCTCTTCCGATCCTCACCGTGCTGCTTGTATGAATGCGTGTCTGCGAGTTTGTTCTGTGCCACGAAGTGCACATTGTCcattcctccccccttcacacacacacacacacgcggctGTCGTGTAGCTTCTTTGCTTACACTGACCGTTATactttcgtgtgtgtgtgtgtgtgtccgccTTCCAtcccctttttgtttgtcCGTAGATGACTTGGTATAGGCTACTCATCAATGTCTCCTCTGCTTTGCGGGTGGACATGTGAGGGTGAGGGCTGGCGTGGCGTCAGGGAGttagggagaagaggggagggcagtgTCTCGTCCTACGACCGCATATGAGGGAGCGCCCAAGGCTCAGTGCTCGTTGCGCAGACTGGTGTtttgctcctctcctcaGGAGGAATGCTCCCCTCACTGTGTCTCCGCTAtcattttcttttccttctacTGTGCGGTTTGTCCCTGGCATACATCATCATCTCGCCTACCCATcacaacaacagcaatgagcaagaaaaaaataCAAACAATCGGCAGCGACATCAAACACTGCTCTCTGGCCACCACACTCCCTTAGCTCTCTCCGCCCTGCCCACTGAcctccgcttcctccagTGGGAGAGCGCTGGGCGAGGATGCGGATGAAGCGAGCACTGGGGGGGGTAGCGGTATCGTCTCCTTTTGTCATGGGACATGCAACCGGACCTCACCGACACATGTACGAGTGTGCTCTTGCACGTGAACtttgtttttgcttcttcgtgcctcttttcttttccttgtaCGTTGTGCGGTGCATCCTGGCCGCCCCCACGCCGGTGAACACTCTTTGATGGCCGTCGATGCGCCCGTGGcggtgtgcacgcgtgcg
This window contains:
- a CDS encoding hypothetical protein (TriTrypDB/GeneDB-style sysID: LpmP.20.3850), coding for MLRRSVVRCVYERFEGHISGDKGHMTLQQACTIFGYQLDEEWTKKDIRKRFQKLALRFHPDKGGTSEQFLTLKEAQHLLLTHRRDRGADRGAKGAKGEGDAGGINFRRMNYDNLTNTIHRQTADNPEYRSFSLQDFAIFLVCFTAAALYYFYKTYTTQMQVLRSRWSYSEDAIHADYKGKAPSESMWHPWMADAETRDRMDDIAILQGSVRQELIDEKRKVAPPTYMPWQSSGPFACHMAPARAPEVSKDAHASG